The Notolabrus celidotus isolate fNotCel1 chromosome 6, fNotCel1.pri, whole genome shotgun sequence nucleotide sequence AAGAACACAGATTctcaccaagtggcaacctccggctgcgagaattgaagccaatgcgaaactgcagttcattgagtgtccacttgaggctggctctggaagaaccagaaaccacatacacacaaattcaataaatggctcatttctcgattggcacttTTTGCATGTTCAATGATTTTTCCCATACAATGCATGTAATTACATGTGTGGTGTTCTGTTTAGCTAAAGAAGACAGCATATGCTATTTCTATTTTACCATGAAACAAAGTTGTTTTAAtaaatttttccttttttaacatttagaattcttttttttttaagttatatttttggccttttttactttatttagtaggacagctgaagagagacaggaaatgtggggagtagagagtgggggaagacatgcaggaggtggtcgaccggtcgggaattgagccggcgacccctgcgacgagggctgttgcctctgtatgtggggcgcttaagCCGCTAGGCCACTAGCCCCCCCTACATTTAGAATTCTTAAGCCAAAATGCATATTGTTGCTTGTTGGTTAAATCGATTAATCACTAACATACAAAGAACCATTGAAATCTGTAACACAATGAGTGACAGTCCATCAAAGATTTAGAAAGTGTTTGTAATTAGGTTCATAGATTGGTCCAAAAAGAAAGGTTGAGGGTTTACAAAAAGTCACACAGGTGCTAAGTAAGGTAAAGCTGTCATCCTGATGTTGGCAGTAAAATAGTTAAGTTATCACCATTTTCAGAGTCTCCGTTTTGGTTGAGTTACTTGAGTTTTAGCCAGTGTGGTGAACAGAAAGGCTCAGTGACAGACAAGCAGTTCTATCATCTTATATGCTATGCCAGTAGCTTAAAAATGGACTAAGTGTAAAGACGAGGAGAACAATAGTTTGCACAAGGGAAGAATCTGTATAAAAGTGTAAGTTCTGTGACAGCAGAAGCTACACTATCTTTAAACTGACCCAGTGATGAGTCAAAGAAACACTCAACCATGTAGAGAACAATCTGCTCCCCAAACTTGACTGGCTGTTCCAACAACTAAGAGACTGTCCTAAACCTTGAACAGAAATACAGCAAATCCCAAGCACATCAGTTTCTATTCTAACTGGAACCAATAACATCTTACTCCGTCATACCTATGATATAAACATAGTCTAGGACAACACCTTTGTATTGTTCCAGACATGAAAGTTGTGGACAGAATTTTGAAACGTGTAATAAAAGATCACAACTTGTTCTGCTGAGGttgaaaaataagataaagggAAACTTTTAACTAAATGATGGATTGTCATGAAACTTGGTACAGACATTCATGCTCCCCAGAGGAGGAATCTTGTGATTCTGGTGGGTCTGTGTCACAAACATGAGGTTAACATATGTGGTCTATCCGGCAGGATACATTCTGAATCTTCAGCAAACCATTCGCTTTTCATCAGGCGGACCAACATGACAAACTTTAATCTGCCAAATATTTCAGTTTAAGACAAAATACCTGAAAAACTAGTGCAACTCCCATGAACTCAGCAAATCAATTTAACACTGTTtaactgcagactctgtgatcacatatttttgttttctcacctttagaCCAGTTCCTTAGACAAAAGTGAAATGAGTCACCCTGGAATATCCTTATTTATAACTGACAAATGTTATTGTtctgtgaaaaatatatgctcattttaaatttaaagatatatttttgggggctttttcaccttcgttggataggacagctgaagagagacaggaaatgcagggagcagcgagtgggggaagacatgggGGCATCAGCACCCttctcattttgaatttgatgccgGCAACAtagttgggacagggacaacaaaacccTGAAAAAGTTGTATAATGCTAAAAGAACACCTGGAGGAATATCTCCCAATTGTTCAGGTACACTTTGAAAAGTAAGTATCATGACTAGGTACAAAAAGGGAATTCCAGAAAGTCTCACAGATctaccactctgtgagagactgtgtgagcaaacagttcaaacatttcagaataatgttgcTCAGTAAAAATAAGTGCAAAATATTTGGAGATTATATCATCTACAAAACATTCATAACAGTCAGAGAATCAGGATGAATCTCTGTACAACAGCAACAAGGCCGAAAAACAATACTGGATACTTTGGACCCCCTGGCAGAActacattgaaaacagacatgactctgtagtggaaatcactgcatggactCTACTCCTCTTCCAAAAACAATTGTCTCGGAATAAAGTTTGTCACTGCATCCATATATGCAGATTAAAACTGCAGTGAGGCGAAGTGGAAAGCTGTCCTGTTGTCTGACGAATCAGAATTTTGATAAATCATGGACGCCATATCTGctctgaagaggagagggaccatcaAGCCTGTTGTCAGTGCACAGCCCAAAAGCCAATTAGCCAtttttgatacatttaaaaaaatctgtgatGACATGAAACTAAAAGATATAAAACTGTAAATCATTTCAGGTCATAAGAAATCCCCTGCCCTTAAAGCTACACTTACATGTAACCCTGCCATGCTAAAAATAGATACACTTTTTGCCTCAGCGCTTTCTCTTACATCAGACTCCTGAATTATTGTGTGAGCATTCATTGTCTATTTTTAATTACTTATGAGGCTTGATGGTTCAGAGGGATTTCATTGCGTGGACAGTCAGTATAAAccttggattttttttccagctGCCAAAGCATTACTTTCCACTTTCCTTATTACCTGAATTTAAGAGATACCTCAGAGCCCACTGTAACCATTCGGTGGTGAGCTGGTTTGCTGAGGCGGAGTGGAGGTGAGTTGAATGGTCTGTAGTGAGAGGCTGTGGGTTGGGTTTCTCTGAGGTTATGGTCATTCTCCCCTGGGAAAGTGGTTAGGCCTGGCTGTTTATTTTGGAGTTACCCTTCCTCTCCCCGTATACACTCTGTTTGGTAACCAATGATTACCGCCATTGGTGCACACCTGTCATTTCTAACCTGTTAATAATGAAGTGTTATTAATATAAACATAGCGAAAATCATTTGAAACTCATTGagttttaaaagtttattttctgAGCTCAGGTTAAGTGTGCTCTTTTTGTGTATGCTGGATGTTGTGTGGGCGCCACCTTCTTGtcacagcaggtgtgtgtgaaaggttgggggagggagagaggggagggttgGGGAGGTTAGGGAGGGTGTTAGGACTGGACTTAATGGGTAGGGGCTAAGGTAGTGCCTGCATCTTCACCCAAAGAGGAGTCAGACTTTCTCTCTGTGCCTTGTCTTAGACAGACTGGCTCACAGTGCTGGAGTGAAAACCCTCTCAGGCTCTCTCGGCTCTTAGGCTCCGGCCACCAGAGAAGATGCTTCACTGATACTCTTCATGTGATTACTCCAAGACTGAGTGGGGAGGCAGCTCTGCAGCTGATGGGCTGCTCCTGCTCTTTCCATCTTTATCTTTCATTTAATTGGAACACGGGGGAGAAATAAATAGCTCAACACTCACTGTTGGGAGGCAAATGAATGGAGCAGACTGGCAGGGGATTTCCCCAGACTGACTTCACACCAATGGATCTGGACACCAGTTTTGAAATGGCCACATTGTATTTGGcagaataattttttttttgatacattttgcaACAAGAATATTTTTTCAAAGGCTTGCAGACTCAACTTCTGTGGATATTTATTGTAAAAATTACGACCATGTAAGTGTAAGCTGTTTTTCATTAATAAACTGTTTATTGGCACAGGTAATGCTGCCTAAGGGACCTCACATATGCAGGAACTTTGCCGTTTTTCAGCTGTCTAGACTTTTACTGACATAACATACAGAACAGCAGATGAATGCTTCAGTGTAAACTTATAAAACAAGGATTTGCTTGATTAACTAAAGTGACTGatgtaatatttttttgtgttcttcAGATCTTAGGCTCAATGATGTGCTCTATAGTCCCGATTCATCAGTGGAGTCTGGCTGTGTTCTTGTTGTGCTCTTCAGTGACTCTTGACGGAAAACCAGTTGATGCACTTAGTAGCAGAGCGtgagttattttaatgttaatttagaTCACTATTTGATTCATTATCTTAAGCAACAATGAACTTCAAATTGAAGAACTAATTGATAATTATACACTGTGAAGATACATTTATTAAGGATCCTCTtgtttgaaataatgaaaattTAATAATGTCTACATGTGTATTAAATAAAGCACAGGAGGTTTTCTCTGTTTCTACTCTTGAGCTCAGATTAGTAACTTGTTTATGCTGCCATCTACTGTACTGAGATTTTCTAGTGTCTGACCTTAGACTTCTGTGGCCAccacttgtaaaagtgtttagaCACAAAAAAGTGTGTGCTGTGAAATTAAAGAACAAGTCAGTTTTGTAGACCCTAGCTCAGGAATAGGGTGCTGTTGaataattgttttttgttgatgAGAAGATTATTTTTTACCACAATTAACAATATATCTAACAGACTGGCCTGCTCCCCTGTCATGGACCATGCAGTCTGAAGATACTTAATGTTAATATATTTCCTCCTTCATTGATCTGACTCAGTTTTACTTTTTCAACTTTtaggaggaggtcagtgagtcACGTCCAGCTGATGCACGACAAGGGCAGCTCCTTACAGGAGTTAAAACGTCGCATGTGGCTGCacgagctgctggaggaggtgcacaCAGCCGGTGAGCGAGCTCCATCTGTGCAGAGCAGAGCCCAGAGTCAAACCTTTAGTGGGAATGCCCTGCCTGAGAAACCCCCAGGGGCCACAAAGAACCTCCATGACAGGTTTGGGACGGACAGAGACGGCTCTCACCTGCCCCAAGAGACGAACAAAGCTCTGGCTTATAAGGACCAGCCGCTGAAAGTGGCCactaagagaaaaaagaaggcaAGGTTAGGGAGACGAAGAGAGAGTGACAACAAGAAGCGGAGCCGGGCACGGTCGGTTTCAACTAAGGAGCCATGAAGGATGCAGTATCCCAACTAAGAGACTTTAGTGGTACTGCACTCAGACACTGACAGGTTCAACTAGACTGGGATCTGAGAGACTCCATACATGACTGACTCTGTCAGTAAATATTAAGACCCTGGGACTGTGCTTATATGATAATAGTTTGCTTGGTTTGTATTTTCAAATTCATTCTTCCTGATGTTTTGTCATCGCATTTTTGCTCCATATTTATCTGGACATCTTTAGGCCACAGTAATCCAGatttgcatcaaaacaatgccATACGTTTCTGCACctgctgtgtgtgcagatagatcACAGGAGGAATTATTTATTGCCTGACAGTAATGTAACTTCAACTTTTGTATGGCTCTATTTGTGTTGACTATCATGGACTGAGtcaaaaacaaactgttcaCTGAATTCATCTGTCCAAACTGTTCTGCCATAatttatttcactttgaaagtgtgtatttattttgtgaatgtatTGCGGTGCTGCTGACTAAATTCCATAATGCACTTTAGTAACATCCTGTCCTTGTTCTCGTGTGGTtgagatttgatttgatgtttctttttgatGGTTCTGCTCTTCTTTCCCACCTGGTAACTTATTGGATGCTTCTTTAATCCCACTCCGACCATTCGACATCTCAGACTATTTCTTATTGAAGAAGCCTCAGACTGGGGCTGTAAGACTCTTTTACA carries:
- the LOC117814990 gene encoding parathyroid hormone-related protein-like, with the protein product MMCSIVPIHQWSLAVFLLCSSVTLDGKPVDALSSRARRSVSHVQLMHDKGSSLQELKRRMWLHELLEEVHTAGERAPSVQSRAQSQTFSGNALPEKPPGATKNLHDRFGTDRDGSHLPQETNKALAYKDQPLKVATKRKKKARLGRRRESDNKKRSRARSVSTKEP